A genomic window from Prunus persica cultivar Lovell chromosome G2, Prunus_persica_NCBIv2, whole genome shotgun sequence includes:
- the LOC18785327 gene encoding acid phosphatase 1, producing the protein MTFLKIFLFFPLLSLAFSQETFTSHLLPRPLIIEYPENTETNFRELEEEFKLHCTSWRFSVEANNINPWKTIPQECAKYVKDYVTGRAYGFDLERVSKEAGVYAKAVELSGDGKDVWIFDIDDTLLSNLPYYADHGYGLEVFDHLEFDRWVDKAMAPAIKSSLKLYEEVLGLGIKVFLLTGRSDGKRKATIENLINAGFRDWHKLILRAPDEQGKLATVYKSEKRNEMEKEGYRILGNSGDQWSDILGTSMSIRSFKLPNPMYYIP; encoded by the exons ATGACTTTCTTGaagattttccttttttttcctttactttCCCTCGCGTTTTCTCAGGAAACTTTCACTTCCCACCTCCTGCCAAGGCCTTTGATCATCGAATACCCCGAAAACACGGAGACAAATTTCAGAGAATTAGAGGAAGAGTTTAAATTGCACTGTACCAGCTGGAGATTTTCTGTGGAGGCTAACAACATCAACCCCTGGAAAACAATCCCACAGGAATGTGCAAAGTATGTGAAAGATTACGTGACTGGTCGGGCTTATGGGTTTGATCTCGAAAGGGTGTCTAAGGAGGCTGGAGTTTATGCCAAGGCTGTTGAATTGAGTGGTGATGGGAAAGATGTGTGGATTTTTGACATTGATGACACTCTGCTTTCCAATCTTCCGTATTATGCTGACCATGGTTATGG CTTGGAGGTTTTTGATCATCTGGAGTTTGATAGATGGGTTGACAAGGCCATGGCACCCGCTATAAAGTCCAGCTTGAAACTCTATGAAGAGGTCTTGGGTTTGGGAATTAAGGTATTTTTGCTCACTGGGCGCAGTGACGGGAAAAGAAAGGCTACTATTGAGAATCTGATCAATGCAGGATTTCGAGATTGGCATAAGCTTATTTTAAG GGCCCCGGATGAGCAAGGGAAATTAGCAACAGTTTACAAGTCAGAAAAGAGGAATGAGATGGAGAAAGAGGGATACAGAATTCTTGGCAACTCTGGAGACCAGTGGAGTGACATATTAGGCACCTCAATGTCCATCCGCTCATTCAAGCTTCCGAATCCAATGTATTATATTCCATGA
- the LOC18785376 gene encoding putative kinase-like protein TMKL1: MKNTHLLNLILVLTSTGVLVSFVFLIYFYCKRSAKHEQQDVENSEQKHEDDVKVEDLMTFQDGQDLRICDILDAPGEVIGKSNYGTLYKALLQSSNSVRLLRFLRPVCTAKVEDFGEVVQLLGCIRHPNLVPLLGFYAGPRGEKLLIHPFYWRGNLSQFVRESNPDSHKWAIIYRISVGIAKGLDHLHTGLEKPIIHGNLKLKNILLDRHYQPFISDFSLHLLLNPTAGQEMLELSASQGYKAPELIKMRDANEETDIFSLGVILLELLTGKEPINQNPTTPDEDFSLPNFMRNAVLGHRIHDLFHPGLLLNSSIDDELPVTKEQILKFFQLAMTCCSPSPSLRPNTKQVLWKLEEIGN, encoded by the exons ATGAAGAACACCCACCTGCTTAATTTGATTCTTGTACTGACTTCAACTGGAGTTTTGGtatcttttgtatttttgatCTACTTTTACTGCAAAAGAAGTGCAAAACATGAGCAACAAGATGTGGAAAACTCAGAGCAGAAGCATGAAGATGATGTGAAGGTAGAGGACTTGATGACTTTTCAGGATGGCCAAGACCTCAGAATTTGCGACATACTAGATGCTCCAGGGGAGGTGATTGGAAAGTCAAACTATGGAACACTGTACAAGGCTTTGTTGCAGAGTAGCAACTCAGTGAGGTTGCTGAGGTTTTTGAGGCCTGTGTGCACTGCAAAAGTTGAAGATTTTGGTGAAGTGGTTCAGTTGTTGGGGTGTATAAGGCATCCCAATTTGGTGCCTCTTCTGGGATTTTATGCAGGGCCAAGGGGTGAGAAGCTTTTGATTCATCCGTTTTATTGGCGTGGCAATCTGTCTCAGTTTGTAAGAG AAAGCAATCCTGACTCTCACAAATGGGCCATTATCTATAGAATCTCAGTTGGTATAGCAAAAGGTTTGGATCATCTTCACACTGGGTTGGAGAAGCCCATAATTCATGGCAATCTCAAGTTGAAAAACATACTTTTGGATCGCCATTACCAGCCATTCATCTCAGATTTCAGCCTACATCTTCTGTTGAATCCTACTGCTGGCCAAGAAATGCTTGAACTTTCAGCATCTCAAGGCTACAAAGCCCCTGAGCTGATCAAAATGAGGGATGCAAATGAAGAGACTGATATATTCAGCCTTGGGGTTATCTTACTTGAATTACTCACAGGGAAGGaaccaatcaatcaaaacccaacaacacCTGATGAGGATTTTAGTTTGCCAAATTTTATGAGAAATGCAGTCCTTGGACATAGAATCCATGACTTGTTCCATCCAGGTTTACTTCTCAATAGCAGCATTGACGACGAACTCCCGGTTACTAAAGAACAGATTCTCAAGTTCTTTCAGCTTGCTATGACATGCTGTTCTCCTTCTCCATCACTTAGACCAAACACCAAGCAAGTTCTATGGAAGCTTGAAGAGATTGGTAACTGA
- the LOC18784866 gene encoding U-box domain-containing protein 35 isoform X1, with amino-acid sequence MDGSEIIEAHGSVALEAAPSPLSIVAIAINGNRKSKYIVRWALEKFVPEGNVFFKLIHVRPRITGVPTPMGNLIPLSQVREDVVAAYRKEIEWQASELLLPYKKMCAQKKVQVDVVVIESDDVANAIAEEIAKSAISNLVLGAPSRGMFKRKQKGLSSKISACSPRFCTIYAVSKGKLSSVRASDSESVASIRDDNSDTCSINSSSSYASGSQTGTDRGSVGSYSHFRSPSLPMQRFQALTTINQTLLSTKTNSNETIHSRCQSQDLEEGKDGMSSCPSNSDVVHTPSQPSSSGSFLTDNRSWTSDQASTSDVVTDYSSESQANINLELEKLRIELRHVKGMYAMAQSETIDASRKINNLNKRRSEEAIRLKEINSMEEKAKVFATQEKEKYEAAKIEAEYMRECVEREVSQRREAEMKAMHDAEEKEKLESVLVGPVQQYQKFMWDEIVTATSSFSEDLRIGMGAYGTVYKCSFHHTTAAVKVLHSKENRQTKQFQQELEILSKIRHPHLLLLLGACPEHSCLVYEYMENGSLEDRLLQKNSTPPIPWFERFRIAWEVASTLIFLHSSKPKPIIHRDLKPANILLDHNLVSKIGDVGLSTMLNLDPSVSSIYNDTGPVGTLSYIDPEYQRTGIISPQSDVYAFGMVILQLLTAKPARALTHLVETAISDRNLMDVLDPKAGVWPMEETRQLAELGLSCAELRRRDRPDLKEQVVPLLERLKMVADKARDSASTVQCRLPPNHFICPILKDVMQEPCVAADGYTYDRKSIETWIQENDKSPMTNLPLPNKNLIPNYTLLSAIMEWKSRGQ; translated from the exons ATGGATGGGAGTGAAATTATTGAAGCACATGGCAGTGTCGCATTGGAGGCGGCACCTTCCCCTCTTTCAATTGTTGCCATTGCTATCAATGGGAACAGAAAGAGCAAATACATTGTTAGATGGGCTCTGGAGAAGTTTGTTCCAGAGGGAAATGTATTCTTCAAGTTGATACATGTGCGCCCAAGGATTACTGGAGTTCCAACACCAA TGGGAAATCTGATTCCATTGTCACAAGTACGAGAAGACGTAGTAGCTGCATATAGAAAGGAAATTGAGTGGCAGGCAAGTGAGTTGCTTCTTCCATACAAGAAAATGTGTGCTCAAAAGAAG GTGCAAGTAGATGTTGTAGTCATTGAATCAGACGACGTGGCAAATGCAATAGCGGAGGAGATTGCTAAGTCTGCTATAAGCAATCTTGTCTTAGGTGCCCCATCTCGTGGCATGTTTAAAAG GAAACAGAAGGGACTGTCCTCAAAAATCTCAGCTTGCAGCCCAAGATTTTGCACCATATATGCTgtttcaaaaggaaaattgtCATCAGTACGCGCATCTGATTCCGAGTCAGTTGCAAGCATTAGAGATGACAATAGTGACACATGTTCTATCAACAGTTCTTCAAGTTATGCATCCGGCTCACAGACAG GCACAGATCGTGGCTCGGTTGGTTCATACTCCCATTTCCGTTCTCCTTCCCTTCCAATGCAGCGATTTCAAGCTCTTACAACTATCAACCAGACCCTTCTTAGTACAAAGACAAATTCCAATGAAACCATTCATTCTAGATGCCAATCTCAGGATCTTGAGGAAGGGAAGGATGGTATGAGTTCTTGTCCCAGCAACTCAGATGTTGTGCATACACCGAGTCAGCCCTCTAGTAGTGGAAGCTTCCTGACAGATAATCGGTCATGGACTTCTGATCAAGCGTCCACCTCAGACGTGGTTACAGATTATTCATCTGAGAGCCAG GCAAATATCAACTTGGAGCTAGAAAAGCTGAGAATTGAACTCAGACATGTCAAAGGAATGTATGCAATGGCTCAAAGTGAGACTATTGATGCTTCTAGGAAG AtaaacaatttaaataaaCGCCGATCAGAGGAAGCAATAAGGCTCAAGGAGATAAATTCAATGGAGGAGAAAGCCAAAGTATTTGCAACACAAGAGAAGGAGAAGTATGAAGCTGCTAAGATAGAGGCTGAGTATATGAGAGAATGTGTTGAAAGAGAAGTTTCGCAAAGGAGAGAAGCAGAGATGAAAGCCATGCATGATGCCgaggagaaagaaaagctTGAAAGTGTACTTGTAGGTCCTGTGCAGCAATACCAGAAGTTCATGTGGGATGAGATTGTTACTGCCACCTCATCTTTCTCTGAGGATCTTCGGATTGGAATGGGCGCGTACGGAACTGTCTATAAGTGTAGTTTTCATCATACAACTGCAGCAGTGAAAGTTCTTCACTCTAAAGAGAATCGCCAAACTAAGCAATTCCAGCAGGAG CTTGAGATCCTGAGCAAAATCCGCCATCCCCACTTGCTTCTCCTTCTTGGTGCATGTCCTGAACACAGTTGCCTAGTGTATGAGTACATGGAGAACGGTAGCCTGGAGGACAGGTTGCTCCAGAAAAACAGTACACCTCCTATTCCTTGGTTTGAGAGGTTCCGAATTGCTTGGGAAGTAGCCTCAACTCTCATCTTTCTTCACAGCTCAAAGCCAAAACCAATCATCCATCGTGATCTGAAACCAGCAAACATCTTGCTTGATCATAACCTTGTGAGCAAGATTGGTGACGTTGGCCTTTCTACAATGCTTAACTTAGACCCTTCTGTGTCCAGTATATACAATGACACAGGGCCTGTTGGGACTCTCTCTTACATAGACCCGGAGTATCAAAGGACTGGGATAATCTCTCCACAATCTGATGTTTATGCTTTTGGAATGGTGATCTTGCAGTTGCTGACTGCAAAACCAGCAAGAGCTTTAACCCATCTGGTGGAAACAGCTATTAGTGATAGAAATTTAATGGATGTTTTGGATCCTAAAGCTGGGGTTTGGCCAATGGAAGAGACGAGGCAGTTGGCTGAATTGGGATTGAGTTGTGCAGAGCTTCGACGCAGAGACAGACCTGACTTGAAAGAGCAAGTAGTTCCTCTGCTGGAGAGACTGAAAATGGTTGCTGATAAAGCAAGAGATTCAGCTTCCACAGTTCAGTGCCGCCTACCTCCTAACCACTTCATCTGTCCAATTCTTAAG GATGTAATGCAGGAACCTTGTGTGGCTGCGGATGGTTACACTTATGATCGCAAATCAATAGAGACATGGATTCAAGAGAACGATAAGTCGCCAATGACGAATTTGCCATTGCCAAATAAGAATCTAATACCAAATTATACTCTTCTTTCTGCCATTATGGAGTGGAAGTCCAGGGGACAATAG
- the LOC18784866 gene encoding U-box domain-containing protein 35 isoform X2 — protein MDGSEIIEAHGSVALEAAPSPLSIVAIAINGNRKSKYIVRWALEKFVPEGNVFFKLIHVRPRITGVPTPMGNLIPLSQVREDVVAAYRKEIEWQASELLLPYKKMCAQKKVQVDVVVIESDDVANAIAEEIAKSAISNLVLGAPSRGMFKRKQKGLSSKISACSPRFCTIYAVSKGKLSSVRASDSESVASIRDDNSDTCSINSSSSYASGSQTDRGSVGSYSHFRSPSLPMQRFQALTTINQTLLSTKTNSNETIHSRCQSQDLEEGKDGMSSCPSNSDVVHTPSQPSSSGSFLTDNRSWTSDQASTSDVVTDYSSESQANINLELEKLRIELRHVKGMYAMAQSETIDASRKINNLNKRRSEEAIRLKEINSMEEKAKVFATQEKEKYEAAKIEAEYMRECVEREVSQRREAEMKAMHDAEEKEKLESVLVGPVQQYQKFMWDEIVTATSSFSEDLRIGMGAYGTVYKCSFHHTTAAVKVLHSKENRQTKQFQQELEILSKIRHPHLLLLLGACPEHSCLVYEYMENGSLEDRLLQKNSTPPIPWFERFRIAWEVASTLIFLHSSKPKPIIHRDLKPANILLDHNLVSKIGDVGLSTMLNLDPSVSSIYNDTGPVGTLSYIDPEYQRTGIISPQSDVYAFGMVILQLLTAKPARALTHLVETAISDRNLMDVLDPKAGVWPMEETRQLAELGLSCAELRRRDRPDLKEQVVPLLERLKMVADKARDSASTVQCRLPPNHFICPILKDVMQEPCVAADGYTYDRKSIETWIQENDKSPMTNLPLPNKNLIPNYTLLSAIMEWKSRGQ, from the exons ATGGATGGGAGTGAAATTATTGAAGCACATGGCAGTGTCGCATTGGAGGCGGCACCTTCCCCTCTTTCAATTGTTGCCATTGCTATCAATGGGAACAGAAAGAGCAAATACATTGTTAGATGGGCTCTGGAGAAGTTTGTTCCAGAGGGAAATGTATTCTTCAAGTTGATACATGTGCGCCCAAGGATTACTGGAGTTCCAACACCAA TGGGAAATCTGATTCCATTGTCACAAGTACGAGAAGACGTAGTAGCTGCATATAGAAAGGAAATTGAGTGGCAGGCAAGTGAGTTGCTTCTTCCATACAAGAAAATGTGTGCTCAAAAGAAG GTGCAAGTAGATGTTGTAGTCATTGAATCAGACGACGTGGCAAATGCAATAGCGGAGGAGATTGCTAAGTCTGCTATAAGCAATCTTGTCTTAGGTGCCCCATCTCGTGGCATGTTTAAAAG GAAACAGAAGGGACTGTCCTCAAAAATCTCAGCTTGCAGCCCAAGATTTTGCACCATATATGCTgtttcaaaaggaaaattgtCATCAGTACGCGCATCTGATTCCGAGTCAGTTGCAAGCATTAGAGATGACAATAGTGACACATGTTCTATCAACAGTTCTTCAAGTTATGCATCCGGCTCACAGACAG ATCGTGGCTCGGTTGGTTCATACTCCCATTTCCGTTCTCCTTCCCTTCCAATGCAGCGATTTCAAGCTCTTACAACTATCAACCAGACCCTTCTTAGTACAAAGACAAATTCCAATGAAACCATTCATTCTAGATGCCAATCTCAGGATCTTGAGGAAGGGAAGGATGGTATGAGTTCTTGTCCCAGCAACTCAGATGTTGTGCATACACCGAGTCAGCCCTCTAGTAGTGGAAGCTTCCTGACAGATAATCGGTCATGGACTTCTGATCAAGCGTCCACCTCAGACGTGGTTACAGATTATTCATCTGAGAGCCAG GCAAATATCAACTTGGAGCTAGAAAAGCTGAGAATTGAACTCAGACATGTCAAAGGAATGTATGCAATGGCTCAAAGTGAGACTATTGATGCTTCTAGGAAG AtaaacaatttaaataaaCGCCGATCAGAGGAAGCAATAAGGCTCAAGGAGATAAATTCAATGGAGGAGAAAGCCAAAGTATTTGCAACACAAGAGAAGGAGAAGTATGAAGCTGCTAAGATAGAGGCTGAGTATATGAGAGAATGTGTTGAAAGAGAAGTTTCGCAAAGGAGAGAAGCAGAGATGAAAGCCATGCATGATGCCgaggagaaagaaaagctTGAAAGTGTACTTGTAGGTCCTGTGCAGCAATACCAGAAGTTCATGTGGGATGAGATTGTTACTGCCACCTCATCTTTCTCTGAGGATCTTCGGATTGGAATGGGCGCGTACGGAACTGTCTATAAGTGTAGTTTTCATCATACAACTGCAGCAGTGAAAGTTCTTCACTCTAAAGAGAATCGCCAAACTAAGCAATTCCAGCAGGAG CTTGAGATCCTGAGCAAAATCCGCCATCCCCACTTGCTTCTCCTTCTTGGTGCATGTCCTGAACACAGTTGCCTAGTGTATGAGTACATGGAGAACGGTAGCCTGGAGGACAGGTTGCTCCAGAAAAACAGTACACCTCCTATTCCTTGGTTTGAGAGGTTCCGAATTGCTTGGGAAGTAGCCTCAACTCTCATCTTTCTTCACAGCTCAAAGCCAAAACCAATCATCCATCGTGATCTGAAACCAGCAAACATCTTGCTTGATCATAACCTTGTGAGCAAGATTGGTGACGTTGGCCTTTCTACAATGCTTAACTTAGACCCTTCTGTGTCCAGTATATACAATGACACAGGGCCTGTTGGGACTCTCTCTTACATAGACCCGGAGTATCAAAGGACTGGGATAATCTCTCCACAATCTGATGTTTATGCTTTTGGAATGGTGATCTTGCAGTTGCTGACTGCAAAACCAGCAAGAGCTTTAACCCATCTGGTGGAAACAGCTATTAGTGATAGAAATTTAATGGATGTTTTGGATCCTAAAGCTGGGGTTTGGCCAATGGAAGAGACGAGGCAGTTGGCTGAATTGGGATTGAGTTGTGCAGAGCTTCGACGCAGAGACAGACCTGACTTGAAAGAGCAAGTAGTTCCTCTGCTGGAGAGACTGAAAATGGTTGCTGATAAAGCAAGAGATTCAGCTTCCACAGTTCAGTGCCGCCTACCTCCTAACCACTTCATCTGTCCAATTCTTAAG GATGTAATGCAGGAACCTTGTGTGGCTGCGGATGGTTACACTTATGATCGCAAATCAATAGAGACATGGATTCAAGAGAACGATAAGTCGCCAATGACGAATTTGCCATTGCCAAATAAGAATCTAATACCAAATTATACTCTTCTTTCTGCCATTATGGAGTGGAAGTCCAGGGGACAATAG
- the LOC18785475 gene encoding derlin-1.1: MATPAEYYRSLPPVSKTYGVACFMTAAALYLQLYNPSNIELDYGLVIKRFQVWRLITSFFFLGPFSFPFAFRLIIIARYGVGLERGPFDKRTADYVWMLVFGAISLLVMAVVPYLFSPFMGPSVVFMIVYVWSREFPNARINIYGLVSLKGFYLPWAFLGLDLIFGDPLKPDILGMVAGHLYYFLTVLHPLAGGKLMLKTPLWVHKLVSFWGEGTQINSPVERNPHAGVAFRGRSFRLNGRTTTPLQTTQEPFNNQQPAAADGVAFRGRSQRLDGR; this comes from the exons ATGGCTACACCAGCGGA ATACTATCGATCGCTGCCACCGGTGAGCAAGACCTATGGAGTTGCCTGCTTTATGACTGCAGCTGCCTTGTACTTGCAACTTTATAATCCATCGAACATTGAGCTTGATTATGGCCTCGTCATAAAACGTTTCCAg GTTTGGAGGCTTATTACCAGTTTCTTCTTCCTGGGGCCCTTTTCTTTCCCGTTTGCTTTTCGTCTTATAATAAT AGCAAGATATGGTGTGGGATTGGAGAGAGGACCGTTTGACAAGAGAACGGCAGACTATGTTTGGATGTTGGTATTTGGTGCCATTTCACTTTTG GTGATGGCTGTTGTTCCATATTTGTTCTCTCCGTTTATGGGACCTTCAGTGGTTTTCATGATCGTGTATGTATGGTCCCGTGAGTTCCCAAATGCACGTATCAACATATATGGGCTGGTGTCCTTGAag GGATTTTATCTTCCTTGGGCATTTCTGGGTCTGGATTTGATTTTTGGAGATCCTTTGAAGCCAGACATTCTAGGGATGGTTGCAGGACATCTCTATTACTTTCTAACGGTGCTTCATCCTCTTGCTGGTGGAAAATTAATGCTCAAGACTCCTCTCTGGGT GCACAAATTGGTATCCTTCTGGGGTGAGGGAACCCAAATCAATTCCCCGGTGGAACGCAATCCTCATGCCGGAGTTGCGTTCCGGGGAAGAAGCTTCCGACTCAATGGTCGAACAACCACTCCACTACAAACAACTCAGGAACCTTTTAATAATCAGCAGCCGGCAGCAGCTGATGGAGTTGCATTCCGTGGAAGAAGCCAGCGCCTCGACGGTCGTTAA